Genomic DNA from Rhodothermus bifroesti:
ACGAACGCCTGCAGCGCGGAGAAGACTTTGTGCAGTTGGCAAATGAAATCTTTCACACGGAGGCGTTTGACTCTTTAGCTGGATTCCTAGGATACGTGCGCTATCGCGATCTGGATGACGCCGTAGCCGAAACAGCCGAAACACTGCAGGTGGGACAATTTTCCCCACCGGTACGCTCAGCCTACGGGTGGCATATTCTACGTGTGGAAGAGCGGCTGTTTAACCCGATACTCACCGAATCGGAATTTCAGTATCGCCGCCGTGGACTTGAAAAACACCTGCGTTTGCGGCAGCTGCGCTTGGGTGCCGATCGTTTTATACGGCAACTCATGGAAAGTCTCCAGGTGCAGGTCAATGAAAAGGCCGCGCGTCTGCTGGTGGATGCCGTTCAGCAAGCGCTCAAGCCATCGGTCATGCCGCCCCCTGAGGTGACCCTAGCTCCCGAAGAGGTTTCCGCTGTAGAGGAGCAGCTTACCCCCGAAACGGTTTTGCTGACCTATACGCTTAACGGAGTACCGCGCACGTTTACTGCCGGCGACTACTATCGCTGGTTGCCGGTGTTGCCTTATCGGGAAGTGCGCTACCGGACCATGGCTTCCGTAGGTCGTGCGCTACGTAACGAAGTGCTGGCTGAGCTGGGTTTTGCTGAAGGGCTGGACCAAGACCCTCGCGTGCTCGAAACGGTGCGCTTTATGGCCAATGCCTACCTTGGAGATCTAATGCGCCGGCATTTGGAAGCATATGAGCGCACTGAACCTACCGAAGCGCAGCTGCATGAGGCTTTTGAACACTTAGGGTATCGGCGACTCAAGACCGCAGAAGCTACCTACTGGACGATCTATGCCGGATCCGCTGCCCGCGCTCGCCAGCTTCGCGACGACATTGCAGCGGGTCGGATTCATCCGCCTGCCGATGCTACTTACCTTGCCCATCAAGGACCGCTGGGGCGTGACGTGCTCTCGGCTTACGTCCGTAAGGCTTTGCTGCACCAACCCATGGTGTTGTGCGTGCAAATAGATTCCTGCTATGTGCTCTACGTGCACGATCGCAAGTTGGTCTATACGGAACTGGAAGAAGTAGCCGATACGCTGCGGGCCCAACTTTCCCGCCTGCTGCCCGAAATGCAGCTCTTGGCTTCGCTCTATCCAAAGGCCCAGCTGGAGGTGGATACCACCCTGTTTGTCCAAATGATGCAAGCTTTAAAAATGCCGGGGCCTTGGATTCCATCGATAGCAACAGGCCAGGCCCGACGCGAGACGGTGCTGCGCCAAATGGCCCTGCCTCAAGAACCGTTGCGCCGCCGCGAACTGCCTTAAACACCATGACCCCTAGGCTCTCTGCCTTCGAACAGCAGCAGCTGGCTGCGCGCGTTCGCCAAGGCGACGCCGTTGCTTTTGAGCAGCTATTTCGGCTGTATTATGCGCCACTAGTGCATTTTGCCGCACGTATTGTGGGAGCGTTCCCAGAAGCAGAGGAAATCGTCCAGAAGGTGTTTGTCAATCTTTGGCAACGACGTACCCTGTGGGTACCACAAGCCTCGGTAGCTGCCTACCTGTACGGCGCAGTGCGTAATGAAGCAGTCAAGTACTGCCAACGTCGCCCGATGGCTGCGTCCCTAGAAGCAGCCGAGACACTGACTGCCGAGTCATTGGATCCAGATCTCCAACTGCTTGGAAATGAACTGGCTGGGCTAATCGAGCGCCTGGTAAGCGAGCTGCCCCAGCAGCGGCGGCTGATCTTTTCCCTCTCCCGGGATCACGGCCTTTCATATGCAGAAATTGCCCAAGCTTTAGGCATCTCGATTAAAACCGTCGAAACGCAGATGGGGCGGGCGTTGCGCCAGCTGCGTGAACGCCTAAAAACGCTGCTGAACGTCTCATTTTGAGTTGGGACCGCCCGTCTGTCAGGGTAGGGTAAGGGTTTGCGGATCTTCTGGATGAGAGACCCTAGAGGGTTTAGCCTGCGCAGAAAACGGTTTCATGCACGAAGCAATCGATTGGGAGCTCTTGGCCAGATACGTGTCGGGCAATTGCTCAGAAGTGGAGCGAGCGGCCGTCGAGGCTTGGGCTAATGCAGACCCTGCACATCGCCAGCTGCTGGAAGAGCTGAAGGAAACATGGATACTCATGGGGCAGGCGCACAGGCCGGTGTCGGTTGAAGCGGCTTGGCAACGCGTCAAAGTGCAGCTTACCGCAGCGCACGACCGAGCGCCACAGCCGATACGCCGGCGCCAGCCATGGAGTGTGCGGGTGCTTGCAGTACTAGCAGTGGCTTTAGGGCTTGCGCTGCTTTATGCCGAACTCTGGCCATCCAAGGATACAGGTAAAGCGGAAGTCGAGACAGCGCGGGTGTTTACAACACAGCGGGGTCAGCGGGCAACAATTCAGCTGGTGGACGGCACGCGCATTTTGCTTGCTCCTGAGTCTCGCTTAGAAGTTGCAGCTGCCTACGGTCAAAAGGCACGCGACGTGGCCCTCGTAGGAGAGGCATTCTTTGAAGTGGCTTCCGACTCGGCGCATCCGTTTGTGGTGCACACGTCGCGGCTAGCTGTGCACGTGCTAGGAACAGCCTTTGGCGTGCGGGCCTATGCCGATGAAAGTCAGGTCTACGTAGCGGTGCGCCAGGGTAAAGTACAGGTGCGGCCAGATACGGCCCCAGGCATGTTGTCTGTTTTACTCGAGGCGGGCCAGCTGGCGCGTGTCGTCGGGCAAGGACAGCTTCAGGTAGAGCGACCTGCAAACCTAGAAGCCTACGTGGGATGGACAGAAGGTCGGCTGGTTTTTGCACGAACCCCCTTGCGCGAAGTGGTGCAAGTCCTAAAGCGCTTCTACGACTTGGAAATTGAGCTGGCAGAGCCTTCGTTGGGAGATCGGCAGTTGACTGCCACGTTCGAAGAAGCTCCAGCTTACCAGGTACTGCAAATCATTGCAGCCACCATGAAGCTGGAAACTGTACGTGATGCGCGCAACCCGCGCCGGATTGTTTGGCGCCCGACTCCTGATTCCTGAAAATCCCGTTTTGGTCTTATTGACTTGAACGTTAACTAAACCGAATAAGGATAGTCGCTATGACAACGCGTCAACACCGGAATCAGAAGCGCCTTTGGAGGCGATGGCTGTGGACCGTCAGTGTGGGAGTGCTCTTTTTAGGGCCTCTAGCATGGGCCCAACAGCCAGCGACAACCCAGGCTGCCAAAACAGAGGCATCTATTGCCTGGCTGGGCGATGCCTATCTGGAAAGCGCTGCACGGCTAAGCCAGCCGCTTGAGCTAACGCTGCATCAAGTACCCCGAGAAAAAGCCCTGCAGATTATTGCACGGCAGGCCAACTTGCGTCTTTCCTATGAATGGAGTGAGGCGTTAGCCGAGCCAGTTTCGCTGCACCAAAAGCAAGGAACGGTGCTCGATGCCTTGTATGCTGTTACAGCAGGCACCAACTTGCGCCTCATGATTTCCCGGAGCGGCTACTTGTTGGTGACGCGAGCAGGCACCCTAATGCCAGAAGCTGAGGCGCCCATGGCGGTTGCCCAAGAAGGGAGCATTGCCGGCCGGGTTGTCGATGCCCAAACAGGCGAAGGATTGCCGGGGGTTAACGTCTTTTTGGTGGGCACAACGCTAGGAAGCAGCACCGACATTGACGGTAATTACCGCATTGGCAACATTCCCCCTGGTATTTACACGCTGCAGGCTTCGTTTGTGGGCTACCGTACGGCCACGGTGGATAGCGTCGTTGTGCGTGCGGGTGAGGTGACGGTGGTAAACCTGGCCCTAGAACAAGAAATTGTAGGCCTGGAGGAGATCGTGGTGGTTGGCTACGGCACCCAACGTCGTCGGGATATTACAGGTGCTGTGGCTTCGGTAAATGTCGAGCGGCTGCAGGAGCTGCCCATAACAAACGTCGTCGAAGCACTGCAGACGCGGGCTCCAGGCGTGCGCGTGATTACCTCCGATGGACGTCCAGGCGGTAGCGGCTTGGAAGTGCAAGTGCGCGGCGTGCGCTCGCTGACAGCCAGCAACCAGCCGCTATTTGTCATCGATGGCGTTCCGGTTGAAGGCGTCAACCTCTCTGAGCTCAACCTAAACGATATCGTCTCGATTGAGGTCCTTAAAGATGCTTCGGCAGCTGCAATCTACGGGGCTCGTGGCTCTAACGGGGTTGTACTCGTTACGACGCGGCGTGGCCGAGAAGGCCGGGGGCGTTTTAGCTATGAAGGTAGCGTTGGCTTTTCTGAAGTGGCCCGTCCACTTCAGGTGTTTAGCGGCGAAGAATTTATCGCCCTGCGCCGTGAGGCTAACCGTGCTGCAGGACAGCCCACGGACGATGCAGCGATCCTGGATCCCGTGGAGCTTGAAGTAGCCCAAAGTGGCCAGTTTGTGGACTGGCAGGACTTGGTCTTCCGTACCGGCTTGCGACACAGCCACAACCTAAGCTATGCGGGCGGTTCAGAAAACTTCCAAATTTATGCCAGTGGGGGCTACCTGCGCGAAACGGGTATTCTGAAGCGGACGTTCTTTGAGCGCGGGTCGCTCCGGCTCAACACCGATTACCAGCCGCTGCGCTGGCTTCGGTTCAGCACCAATGTTTTGGTAGCGCGCACGAAGGAAGACCTAGCCGGCAGTGAGCGCTACGGTCCACTGTGGACGGCCTATACGCTTTCGCCGCTTTCTAAAGTTTACGACGAGCAGGGTAACTTGCGGCCCTATGTGACCAACGACCCCACCGCATGGAATCCGCTCTTCCAGCTGCAAGAGTCCAAAGATGATCGCTGGAGTACCCGCCTGCTAGGCAATATCGTAGCCCAGCTGAACCTCTACGAAGGGCTTAATTATCAGCTCAACGCGGGCTTAGACTACAGCTCGCGAGAAAATGGCCAGTATCGCACGCGGCAATACTCCGGCGGTGGTCAGCAACGGGCGGTATTAGAGTATGGGCAGAGCCAAAGCTACACGGTAGAAAATATCCTCACCTATGAGCGCCGGATAGGTACCCTGCACAACCTGCACGGCACGCTCCTCTACAGCGTGCAGCGCGTACAGGATGAAAACCTGCGTGCCGAAACGCGCGATCTGCCTACCGACTTGCTTGACTACAACGCCATCAGCAGTGGCGCCGATGTGCGGGCACCTGCACGGAACTATACGGCCTGGAGCCTTGAGTCCTACATGGCACGCATTCGCTATAGCCTGGCTGATAAGTACTTACTCACGCTAACGGGTCGCATCGACGGCTCCTCAAAATTCGGTAAGGGCAATAAGTATGGCTTTTTCCCAGCCATAGCTTTTGCTTGGCAGCTTAATCAAGAGCCATTCTTGGCTTCGGTGCAACAAATCGACAACCTGAAGCTGCGCTTAAGCTGGGGACAAACCGGTAACCAAGAAATCCCGATCTACCAGTCGCTAGGACAAACAGGCCTGTGGTCTTATCCCTTTGGGAGTACCATCGTCAAAGGCTATGCCCCTGCTTCCTTGCCTAACCCCAACCTCAAGTGGGAGAAAACCACGCAGGCCAACATAGGGCTGGATGTATCGCTCTTCCGTGGTCGCTTAATGTCGACCATCGACGTGTATCGCTCCTGGACTTCGGATCTGCTCCTACAGCGACAAATTCCGGTAACCAATGGCTTTACAAGCATTCTAGACAACGTAGGCAAAACCGAAAACTGGGGGATCGACCTCAACCTGAATACCTATCTCATCAATCGAAGGGACCTCAGCTGGGAGATTAACCTCAACTGGTCGTTGAGTCGCTCAAAAATTGTGCGGCTTACTGGCCAGACCGATGCCGAAGGTCGACCCGTCGACGACATCGCTAACCGCTGGTTTATCGGCCATCCGATCGGCGTGATTTACGACTGGGTCTTCGATGGCATTTTCTGCTCAGGCCGTAGCTACGACCCTGCCGCCTGCCAGCAAGAAATTGCCGCTAGCGCCCAGCGTGACGCTCAACCTGGCGACATTCGCGTCAAAGACCTCAATGGGGATGGCGTGATTAACGACCTCGATCGAACCATCGTCGGTAGCGCAGAACCCGACTGGTACGGCGGTTTGGGCACGACGCTTACATTCAAAAACTTCGATTTCAGCGTCTTCTTTACGGCTGTCCAGGGCGTGACCCGCTATAACCCCTACATCTACCCGCGGGCCTACGACCCCAACATTGTGGTCATCTTTCTCCAAGGGCGTAGCAATGGCCTAAAAGTCGACTACTGGACCCCCGAAGATCCAGACGCCGACTTTCCTCGGCCACACCGCCAGCGGGAAATGCCCCGTTACCTCTCAGCACGGGCCGTTTGGGATGCCTCCTACGTCCAGCTCCGGAACATCACGCTGGGCTATACGCTGCCGCAGCGTTTTGCAACCCGACTGGGCGTAGAGCGCCTGCGCCTATATGCGGCCGGCAATAACCTGTACTACTGGACCAACTTCGACTCTTACAACCCCGAGCAAGGGGATGTCGAAGGCTATCCGGTGGCACGGACCCTGACCCTGGGACTTTCGATGTCGTTCTGACCCTACGAGCACTCACCATCTTGCCGAATTTGCCATGAAGCGTTTAACCCGAACCACGGCGTGGCTCCTAAGCGGGCTGCTACTTATGGGCAGCCTCAGCGGCTGCGGCGAAAGTTTCCTTGAGGAGGAGCCTAAAACGTTCATCAGTACCAACGCCGTACTGAGCTCTCCAGAAGGACTGGAAGGCGCTATTGTAGCGCTCTATGCTTTCCCTCGCTTGCTCTACCAGAGCCCACGCTATAGCTACTGGTTTATCTCTGGAACCGACGAGGTGCGTGTAGGCCCACTGCACGAAGATCTGGGTACAGCGCTCTACAACAGCGACCTGAACCCGCAGCACCCAGCCTCCCGAGAGTACTGGAACCAGTCGTTTCAGGCGCTCTACCGCGCCAATGCCATCATTGCCAACGCCCCCAAAGTAGACTTCAAAGGCAACGAAGCGCGTCGCAACCGCGTCCTGGCCGAAGCACGCTTCTTCCGAGCCTATATCTTGTTTTACCTCCACCAACGCTACGGCAATATCCCCTTGGTGACAGAGCCCTCGGAAACCATCCGGGAAAAAGAACAACCTGCACCAGCTGAGGAAATCTATCACGTGATTGTCGAGGACTTGCAGTTTGCAATCAATAACCTGGATTGGACTTATAATCAGCCGGGGCGGATTACCAAGGGGGCAGCCATGCACTTGCTGGCTAAGGTGTACCTGGTACTGCAAAACTGGCAGCAGGCCGGACAGCTTGCCGAAACACTCATTCAACAAGGGCCTTACCGCCTCTTAAGTGATCCAGCCGCCATCTTTGCCGATGGCAATGAAGACAACGCCGAAGCCATCTGGACCATTAAATTCGACCCCCGCACGGGCGGTGGGCATTTCCTAGCCCCAATGTTTACCCCGCTATACGACCGCATCCAAGGCGTGCGGCGCTCGTTTGAACAAGGCGGACGGCCCTGGGCCCGCATGTATCCTAGCGCCTACCTGCTTAGCCTTTTTGACAAGAATGACAAACGGCTCAAAGCCTGGTACAAGACGCACTGGGTCTATGATGCACCCGAAGAAGGACTACCCCCAGGCCGACAGGTGGGCGATACGGTACGGGCAAAAGACTTTAACCCTCCCATTGACTCGCTGCTTTGGCTGCACCCTGCCTGCAAGAAGTATTGGGAGTATGGCTCTACGCGAAACATCAACGCAGCTGATTCCTGGAAGGGCATTATCCGCTATCGGCTAGCAGAAACCTACTTGATCGCGGCCGAAGCTTTCATGCGCCAGGGCAATCAAACCAAGGCGCTACAGTATATTAATGCCTTACGCCAGCGTGCAGGCGTAGCAGACCTCACCCAGCTCAATGAAGACCTTCTGCTGGAAGAGCATGCCCGTGAGCTGGCCTTCGAGGGTGACCGCTGGTTTACGCTAAAGCGCATGGGGCGTCTGGTGCAGCACGTGCGCCTCTATAACCCGCAGGCTGCACCCAACATCCAGGATTACCACGTGAACATGCCTATTCCACAGGAATTTGTGGACCTGACAGGCTTCCCACAAAATACCGGCTATCACTAAAATTAACCCCGCTGGACGGCAAGGGGCGGAGTGCCGCGCACCTAAACCCTGCGGCACTCCGTTCCTTGTTCTTAGAAGCGGCATAGGCAAGATCTAACCTTCTACGGCTTGCTAAAATGCGATATCGGTCGTTGCTGTTGTTGGCGCTTTGCTTGCTAGGCACAGGAAAACCGACGCAGGCAGAAGACGGCTACGAACTTTGGCTGCGCTACGTGCGCATTGCCGACGAACCGTTGCGCCAGGCCTACCGCAACCAGCTTCGCGCGGTACATCTAGAGGCCACTTCCCCAACGCTAGAGATCGTACGGGACGAGCTCAAGCGCGGCCTGGAAGGCCTTCTCGGCGAAGCGGTGACATGGACAACGCGCACCGACCTTACAGGCCTGCTCCTTGTGGGAACGCCTGCCTCTTGCCCAACCATTGCAGCACTAGGACTGGAACGTGAGCTTACTTCCTTAGGCCCCGAAGGCTTTCTGATTCGAACCCTCAAGCTCGAAGGCCGTCCAGCTACCGTGATTGCAGCTCAGACGGATATTGGCGTGCTTTACGGTACGTTTCACCTATTGCGCCTGCTGCAAACGCATCGACCCATTGAGGCCCTGGAAGTGCAGGAAGCACCTCGGCTTCGCCTGCGCGTGCTGAATCACTGGGACAACCTGGATCGAACGGTCGAGCGTGGATACGCTGGCTTCTCACTCTGGGACTGGTTTAAACTGCCGGATTACGCTGACCCCCGCTATCGGGACTATGCCCGGGCCAACGCCTCGCTGGGCATCAATGGCACCGTGCTAACCAACGTCAATGCCGACGCTCGGGTGCTATTGCCAGAATTTCTGCAAAAAGTAGCGGCACTGGCCCAGGTTTTTCGCCCCTATGGCATTCGGGTGTACCTAACCGCTCGCTTCAGCGCCCCAATCGAAATTGGCGGACTCAAAACCGCTGATCCGCTCGATCCTGACGTGCAGGCCTGGTGGCAGCAAAAAGTGGCCGAGATCTATCGATACATCCCAGATTTTGGTGGCTTTCTGGTTAAGGCTAACTCTGAAGGGCAACCAGGCCCACAGGATTACGGCCGCACGCATGCCGATGGCGCCAACATGCTGGCCGATGCTTTGGCCCCCTACGGAGGCGTAGTGATGTGGCGCGCCTTTGTGTATGCTCCTAGCGCCGAGGATCGCATTAAGCAGGCCTACGATGAGTTTGTGCCTCTGGACGGACGGTTCCGATCCAACGTGCTCGTGCAGGTCAAAAACGGCCCGCTTGACTTCCAACCACGCGAGCCCTTCCACCCGCTCTTTGGCGCTACCCCCCAAACACCCTTGATGATGGAGTTTCAGATCACGAAGGAATATCTTGGTTTTTCGACCCACCTGGCCTACCTGGGCACCATGTGGGAGGAAGTGCTGCAGGCCGATACCTACGCTCGTGGTGAAGGCTCCACTGTAGCCCGCATCATCGATGGCAGCCTCTTTGGACATAAGCTAACCGGAATGGCCGGTGTAGCCAATATTGGCACTGACCGCAATTGGTGTGGCAGCATCTTCGATCAGGCCAACTGGTACGCCTTTGGGCGTTTAGCCTGGAATCCATACTTGCGTGCCGCTGAAATCGCTGAAGAGTGGATCCGTATGACTTTCACCAACGAGGCACGCTTTGTAGAACCAGTAAAAGAAATGATGCTGGAGTCCCGTGAGGCGGTGGTTAACTACATGACCCCCTTGGGTCTGGCCCACTTGATGGGTCCTGGCCACCATTACGGTCCTGCACCTTGGTTCGACAAAGCACCCCGTCCCGACTGGAACAACGTTTATTACCATCGGGCCGATACGTTGGGCATCGGCTTCGACCGCACCGCAACAGGCAGCAATGCCGTAGCTCAGTACTTTTCCCCCTTATCCGAAATCTTTGGTAGCCTAGAACGTTGTCCCGAAAAATACCTGCTTTGGTTTCATCGCGTGCCTTGGGATTATCCGATGCGCTCAGGAAGAACGCTTTGGGAAGAACTCGTCGATCACTACTACCGGGGTGTAGAAACGGTGCGGCGTTGGCAGCGTGTGTGGGCCGCTCTAAGCGCATTTGTCGATGCTGAACGCTTTGAGCAAATTGCCACATACTTGCGCATCCAGGAAAAAGAAGCCGTCTGGTGGCGCGATGCCTGCGTGCTGTACTTTCAAAAGTTTTCAAGACAACCAATCCCACCTGGCTACGAAGCCCCACAGCATTCCCTAGAAGAAGCCATGCGCCGCCAAGAAATGCTGCAGCGTTTCCCAATGCCAGGGCATTAACGCATAGGAAGCTTATCGTGTTAACGTGTCTGTTATAACAACGAAAAGCCTCAACGATGAAACAGCGAAGAGAGTGCGTTATGGAACAGCGAAAGATCTGCTTGACCCTTGGGAGCATAGCGCTCGGACTCTGCCTTTTAAGCTCGGTGGGATGGGCTCAGGACCGGCCGTTGTATTTGGATCCATCGTTGCCGATCGAGGTGCGTGTGGAGGATCTGCTGCGCCGGATGACGTTGGAGGAAAAGGTGGCGCAGATGCTGAGCATGTGGCAGACGAAGCGGCTGATTGTGGACGATCAGCGCCGTTTTGATCCGAGCCGAGCTCCGGAGTGGTTCAAGCTGGGCATTGGACGGATCGAGCGGCCAAGCGAGTATTTTGCATCGGCGCGGGAAGCGGCCGAGTTTACCAACGCCATTCAGCGCTGGGTCAAAGAAAACACCCGCTTGGGCATCCCCGTGCTTTTCCATGAAGAAGCACTGCATGGCATTCAGGCTGCTGGAGCGACCAGCTATCCGCAGGCGATTGCGTTGGCAAGCACCTGGAATCCGGAGCTAGTAGAGCAGGTGTATGCGCGCATCGCGCGTGAAGTTCGGGCACGAGGAGTGCATCAGGTGTTAACACCCGTGGTGGACGTGGGTCGAGATCCGCGTTGGGGTCGGATCGAGGAGACGTTTGGGGAGGATCCTTTTTTGGTGGGGGAAATGGGGAAGGCGGCGGTTTGGGGTTTGCAGGGGCGCCGGTTGCCCTTAGGCCGGGATCGGGTGATCGCGACGCTCAAGCACATGGCGGGCCATGGTCAGCCAGAGAGCGGAATTAACGTAGCGCCGGTGTTTTTTGGAGAGCGCCATTTGCGAGAGGTGTTTTTGTATCCGTTCCGAGAGGCCATAGAGAAGGCTGGGGCGCTAAGCGTGATGGCCTCCTACAATGAGATAGACGGGATTCCTTCGCATGCGAACGTGTGGATGTTGCGGCGGGTGTTGCGCGAAGAGTGGGGCTTCCAGGGTACCATTGTCTCTGATTGGTTTGCCCTTCGGCAGCTTATAACGAAGCACCGCGTTGCAGTCGACGAAGCCGAGGCCGCACGCCGCGCACTTGAGGCTACGGTAGATATTGAATTGCCGGATTTCGACGTATATCCGGTGCTGCTGGAACTGGTGCGTCGAGGTGCTGTGCCTGAGCAAGCAATCGATGCCGCGGTACGCCGGTTGTTGTGGGCCAAGTTTGCCGTGGGCCTGTTTGATGGGGAGGTCTATGTGGATCCCGCAGAAGCAGAACGGGTGAATGCCTCAGCAGAGGACCGAGCATTGGCACTAGAGGCTGCTCGGCAGGCGATGATTTTGTTGAAAAACGATGGGCTACTGCCGCTGGATGCAGGCCGGTTGCGTCGGGTAGCGGTGATTGGTCCACATGCGGGGGAGGTGTTGTTGGGTGGGTATTCGGGCCGACCGCGCTTTACCGTGAGCATTTTGGAAGGGATTCGGGAACGGTTGCGTGGCCAAGCAGAGGTAGCCTATGCGGAGGGCGTGCGCATCACAGAAGACTCAGTTTTTACCCGTGAAGCGCAGCCCCATCTCGGTGGCGAGCGGGCCTATCCCCGCTGGGTAGCCGATACAGTGGTTTGGGCTGATCCAGAAGCGAACCAAAAGCGCATTGAAGAAGCCGTTGCCCTAGCCCGGACCAGCGATGTGGTCATTTTGGTAGTTGGAGGCAATGAGCAAACCTCGCGTGAGGCTTGGGCCCTCGATCACCGCGGGGATCGGATGTCGTTGCGCTTACCTGGAGATCAGGAAAAGTTGGTACAAGCGGTGTCGGAGGTGGGGGTCCCTGTGGTGATGGTAGTGATCGGGGGACAGCCGTACGTAATTACGGATTTGGTGAACCGCGTAGGAGCGATTCTCTGGGGATGGTATTTAGGTCAGGAGACGGGCCGTGCCGTTGCAGAGGTGTTGTTTGGGGATTACAATCCTGCAGGACGGTTGCCCATTACACTGCCGCGTCATGAGGGACAGTTACCTGTGTATTACAGTTACAAGCCGAGCAAGGAGCTGGATTATGTGGACGGGGAAGCGAGCCCGTTGTTTCCTTTTGGGTATGGCTTGTCGTACACGCGTTTTGCCTACCGATCGGTTCGTGTAGAGCCCGATCGGGTTGGGGGATGCGGGACGGTTCGGGTGCTCGTCGAAGTGGAGAATGTAGGCGATCGGCCAGGAGACGAGGTCGTTCAGGTGTACGTTCGCGACCCGGTGAGCTCGGTGACACGCCCCGTAAAAGAGCTTCGGGGGTTCCGCCGGGTGCATTTAGGCGTTGGGGAGCGCAAAAGCGTAACGTTTGTGTTGGATGGGGAGGCATTTGCGTTTTACGGATTAGAGATGCATCGGGTGGTAGAAGCGGGCAAGCTGGAAGTGTTGGTCGGGGGGAATTCGGAGGATCTGATCAGCGTGCCCCTTGAAATCACCTCCCCCTGCGATTTGGGGCCCTAAGGTCCGGCTGCGCGGCCCCGGAAAGGGCCCGTCGCCTTGTGGAAAAGGCGATGGGCCCTTTTTTGTTTTTTATAAGGATTTGCTAAAATCTCCAAGATGGCAGAACCCGCGCTTTTGCTAGACTGTTTGCTGCGGCAGCAGCTAAAAGGCTATGGAGAGCACGGCTTTAGCAAACCTACTGGCGTCTCCCTGGGGTGCACTGTTGATTTTCTGCTTGCGGATTATTGACGTTTCGATGTCGATGATCCGCATGATCTTGGCCATTCGCGGCTATCGAGCAAAAGCCGCTGCCATTGGTTTTTTTGAAGTGCTGGTATGGCTTTTGGCCGTGGGACAAGCCCTTCAGCATCTCTACTCCGTGTGGCATGTGGTCGGTTATGCTGCAGGATTCGCAACCGGTAACTATGTAGGCGTTTGGTTAGAAGAACGCTTTGCCGTGGGCTTGCGCGTAGTACGCGCGATCTTTCGTAACGGCTCAGAGCAGCGGGGCACGCGGGCAGCGCAACTGCTGCGCGAGCGCGGTTACGGCGTTACCGAGGTGCAAGGTAGAGGGCGCGAGGATGTCGTAG
This window encodes:
- a CDS encoding FecR domain-containing protein, which gives rise to MHEAIDWELLARYVSGNCSEVERAAVEAWANADPAHRQLLEELKETWILMGQAHRPVSVEAAWQRVKVQLTAAHDRAPQPIRRRQPWSVRVLAVLAVALGLALLYAELWPSKDTGKAEVETARVFTTQRGQRATIQLVDGTRILLAPESRLEVAAAYGQKARDVALVGEAFFEVASDSAHPFVVHTSRLAVHVLGTAFGVRAYADESQVYVAVRQGKVQVRPDTAPGMLSVLLEAGQLARVVGQGQLQVERPANLEAYVGWTEGRLVFARTPLREVVQVLKRFYDLEIELAEPSLGDRQLTATFEEAPAYQVLQIIAATMKLETVRDARNPRRIVWRPTPDS
- a CDS encoding peptidylprolyl isomerase; its protein translation is MPRVRQLVVGIALGWMGIAAPLPAQPVEPPADTLVLARVNGHELTVGRFNKSYVEYLIRSGRNDTPANRWRHLDWILDTYLLADEARRRAFEARPEFQAFVDRQIRLAVGARYVEKHFSDSLPAPTEIELREAYRRSKETVALRHLFFRNPQQAQEAYERLQRGEDFVQLANEIFHTEAFDSLAGFLGYVRYRDLDDAVAETAETLQVGQFSPPVRSAYGWHILRVEERLFNPILTESEFQYRRRGLEKHLRLRQLRLGADRFIRQLMESLQVQVNEKAARLLVDAVQQALKPSVMPPPEVTLAPEEVSAVEEQLTPETVLLTYTLNGVPRTFTAGDYYRWLPVLPYREVRYRTMASVGRALRNEVLAELGFAEGLDQDPRVLETVRFMANAYLGDLMRRHLEAYERTEPTEAQLHEAFEHLGYRRLKTAEATYWTIYAGSAARARQLRDDIAAGRIHPPADATYLAHQGPLGRDVLSAYVRKALLHQPMVLCVQIDSCYVLYVHDRKLVYTELEEVADTLRAQLSRLLPEMQLLASLYPKAQLEVDTTLFVQMMQALKMPGPWIPSIATGQARRETVLRQMALPQEPLRRRELP
- a CDS encoding RNA polymerase sigma-70 factor; this translates as MTPRLSAFEQQQLAARVRQGDAVAFEQLFRLYYAPLVHFAARIVGAFPEAEEIVQKVFVNLWQRRTLWVPQASVAAYLYGAVRNEAVKYCQRRPMAASLEAAETLTAESLDPDLQLLGNELAGLIERLVSELPQQRRLIFSLSRDHGLSYAEIAQALGISIKTVETQMGRALRQLRERLKTLLNVSF
- a CDS encoding SusC/RagA family TonB-linked outer membrane protein, producing the protein MTTRQHRNQKRLWRRWLWTVSVGVLFLGPLAWAQQPATTQAAKTEASIAWLGDAYLESAARLSQPLELTLHQVPREKALQIIARQANLRLSYEWSEALAEPVSLHQKQGTVLDALYAVTAGTNLRLMISRSGYLLVTRAGTLMPEAEAPMAVAQEGSIAGRVVDAQTGEGLPGVNVFLVGTTLGSSTDIDGNYRIGNIPPGIYTLQASFVGYRTATVDSVVVRAGEVTVVNLALEQEIVGLEEIVVVGYGTQRRRDITGAVASVNVERLQELPITNVVEALQTRAPGVRVITSDGRPGGSGLEVQVRGVRSLTASNQPLFVIDGVPVEGVNLSELNLNDIVSIEVLKDASAAAIYGARGSNGVVLVTTRRGREGRGRFSYEGSVGFSEVARPLQVFSGEEFIALRREANRAAGQPTDDAAILDPVELEVAQSGQFVDWQDLVFRTGLRHSHNLSYAGGSENFQIYASGGYLRETGILKRTFFERGSLRLNTDYQPLRWLRFSTNVLVARTKEDLAGSERYGPLWTAYTLSPLSKVYDEQGNLRPYVTNDPTAWNPLFQLQESKDDRWSTRLLGNIVAQLNLYEGLNYQLNAGLDYSSRENGQYRTRQYSGGGQQRAVLEYGQSQSYTVENILTYERRIGTLHNLHGTLLYSVQRVQDENLRAETRDLPTDLLDYNAISSGADVRAPARNYTAWSLESYMARIRYSLADKYLLTLTGRIDGSSKFGKGNKYGFFPAIAFAWQLNQEPFLASVQQIDNLKLRLSWGQTGNQEIPIYQSLGQTGLWSYPFGSTIVKGYAPASLPNPNLKWEKTTQANIGLDVSLFRGRLMSTIDVYRSWTSDLLLQRQIPVTNGFTSILDNVGKTENWGIDLNLNTYLINRRDLSWEINLNWSLSRSKIVRLTGQTDAEGRPVDDIANRWFIGHPIGVIYDWVFDGIFCSGRSYDPAACQQEIAASAQRDAQPGDIRVKDLNGDGVINDLDRTIVGSAEPDWYGGLGTTLTFKNFDFSVFFTAVQGVTRYNPYIYPRAYDPNIVVIFLQGRSNGLKVDYWTPEDPDADFPRPHRQREMPRYLSARAVWDASYVQLRNITLGYTLPQRFATRLGVERLRLYAAGNNLYYWTNFDSYNPEQGDVEGYPVARTLTLGLSMSF